In Populus alba chromosome 4, ASM523922v2, whole genome shotgun sequence, the genomic window ATGTTATGAAACACAATTCATtgctcaaattcaatcaaagataaattattCATATTGATACTAATATTTGAATTCTAACAAGTATAATCGCATTTCGTCATgaaatcatattaaaagaaaGGAACTAAATGATGCATATAATTGAAATATGTCAATATAGCACTtgcatgtatatattttattcaacttaTTAGACATTAATTTGcttgaatataaaattaaaggagGCTGAAAGCTTAGAACAATCTCAAGAGATGAGACGGGAGATACTTATTGGTTACATGGAAGATATAAATATACTTGATCACAACACTAAATCTTGAAATATTACAAATGTCTTTGATTACTTGTCCTTTGGTGAGAAACTTATGTGGATGCCATCTCCAAATCCCATAATAGGATTTCTGCCAATGTTTCCTTGCTTGATTATATTCCACCTATTAGAAATCAAAACCCAGAAAGCTATATATTAGCGAcgatttaaatgaaacaaatttGGTTACGTGAACAaagattaaggaaaaaaaaacagtttacgTGTAGAATCATTCTTGAATCAGACTCGGTTATTGCAGTTTAACTCATAACGAAGGCACAAGTTACTACTTCTGTTGCAAATTCGAGCTTGCTTCGCAAAGCTAAAATCCTTCTTGATAAGATTTGGGAGGTTCAGGTCAAGCATGTATATTGGGTCCATTTTTCCTcgtttaatatagttttttaggGTCTTTGATCCccatttttaccaaaaaaaagaagaaaatattaaaattgaccTATATTTGGTGACCAATTTGTGAAGGAAGATTGCCATGAACAATTTAGTGAATTCTGATCCTGCACATTGTCTCCTTCCTCCACCGAAAGGCATCAAGTTCTTAGAAACAGTATACGAATCGAAGTCCTGCGTTTTTCATCCAGCATTAACAGATGTAGATTCTGTGGGTATTTTGCATTCAATTTTGTTTCATTGTGGAATAACATGTATACCTTCCATCTCCAAGGGTTAAACTCAAGTGGATCCTTGAACGTGGCGGGGTTTAAATGAAGGGCAGAATTTACAACCATGATAACCCAACCCGCAGGAATTGTATATCCTGATCAAATATAATCCCCTCTCGTCAGAAACTTGATCATAACATTATGCAATCAAAAATTAAGAAGACATTGAATGTCATCAACAACATCTTACCTTCCACTTGCATATCTTGCAATGCTCTTCTTAACAATCCAGGCGCAACATTTCCCAGCCTAAGGGTTTCATTGATTACCTGTGATTTCACCCCCAATCAATCCAGATTCTGTGAGATTATTGCAACTTGCAATGGATCGAATTGactaaaaggaaaagagaaatccAATGGGGTTAGAGGACATGCCTGAAGTGTAAAAGTCATTGAGTTATTATATTCAGCCCATGTAAGTGGGGAATCAGgattctctctgtttttcagAATCGCTTCATGCTCAACCTGGTAAAATTAATCAGCAATGCCAGGTTTAAACTATCAAGTTATAAATTAGTGGTTGGGAGCTAACAATTAAATTGTTGATATAAACTGCATAGACTTACTGTCAACTCCTCTAACACTGAAGGATGGTCTCCAATTAACTTCAGGGATAGTGTCAGTGCTGCTGAAATCGACTCGAAGCTCGCGAATAAAATCGCGAAGATCAGATTTACAGTAAAATCTTCAGTTAGGAACTTTTCTTTATCCATATCAGCTATGATTTGATCAAGGAAATCTCCTCGTCGTGATTCTGCTGGTGAATTCACTCTTTCCTTCAGTGTATTCCTCAAGACACTTAGCGTGCTATCTTTGTCCTGAACATTAAGATGTAAGAAATTGATTGGTTCTATGATCCAAAACAAAGTTTAAGGTGaggatcttttttatttatctattttaacTACCTTTAAACATTTGTGGTAAGTTGTGCCAGGGATGTTCAGGGGCCAGGATATGAAGACATCTATGACCTTAGTGAACTTTTCTGATGAGTTTTCAGCATCATAGCCAAAAAGCTGTTTCGCAGTAAAGTCACAAACCGCCTGCAATGGCAAGAAAAGTTATCAGACAGCATAACATACGTGTTCGTTAGAAGTGATCAGAGTCTATCAATGAGCTTGGAATTTACAATTGAAAGAGCCGCTTTGACATCAACCGATGGGTCGCTAGACCACATTTGCAAGGACTTGCTAACAATGTTTTCAACTTGAGGAAGCAACCTTTCCTTAAGGTTCTCAGAACCAAAATGAGTCAGAGTCAGACTTCTTGCATATTTGTGAATGATACCAGAAGCATTAGTCCTTGATTCACCGCTTTGAGCGAAAAGCTTAGAGAATGTGTCCATATACCACACCTCAACCAACTTCCCTTCATTTTGTAAGATGTAACGGTTGATTTCTGGATCAGCAGACACCACTGCAGGTCGTCCGAGGATGTTTGTTCGAAAAATCGGTCCATACCTGAAGATTTGGAAATATTATATTGCATACTTTCGAGCAATGTCTTGATTAAAGTAAAGAACTAATATCATATGGGTGGACACTATTACAATTACCTTTGAATTCTTTTCTTGATGAAATGGTGAAGATCGAGAGAATAACTTGGAACAATCAACTCAAGAGTCTCTCCGATGATCGGCAACCCCATGGAACCAGGAGGCAGAACCCCATTACATGCTGGGTTCCTCCATTTGTTTATCCAGTAAGTATAGTAGACAACAAGCACAGCGACAGCACACAATACAATTGTCCACATTTTTTAGTAGCTACAATTACAAACACAGAGAAATGACGACTTTGGAGAATTCACAAAGAACGCGTACATATTTATACGGACACAATTGCGAAAAGAGGCCATATACAAGCAGTACAAAGTGTTGTTAGGTTTGTTGCTATTAATGGTCAGCAACTATTCATTAACTGCACCATTCGTTAACAAATACAACAGCTCATTTGCAAACTATCAAATGTCAAAGTTTGGTAAGTTTAACAGCCATTTAAAGATGAGTTAGAGTAGGTGTCACCATTATTGTGCACCAAAAAAGTAGTACAATGTGGAAGAGATAGctagaaaaaagaggagaacaagagagaaatacatgaaaagagaaagaggagtgGTTGCCAAGGATAGCAACCCTGTTGTCTTGTGCAGCAATGTGTGTGAGAGTAACGAGAGTTGAGTTagagtggatgtgatcctcctaCTCTATGTATTTATGTTGTaccctttctctatctctaataatatggaTTTTTGTGTGTGGATGTAGACGATTTGCTGAActacgttaaatattgtgtgcCAGCGTGTTAAGCCTCCAATGGGCAATGATCTCAACACCACCGGTCTGGAAAAAATCCATACAATTGGTATCAAAGAGAAGAGCACACTGGTGAAAATGGCGCAAACTTCTGACATAAGACATAGCCACACACGCCCGCACGCTTCAACAAAGAGGCtacccacgcgtcttcttcgtCCGAATGGGTTGACCCAGCCCTAATACCAGACGACCTGATCCACATGACTGAGGATGACGTCGGCATGATGTAATCATGGCGTCACCATGCACAAAAGGTGTCGCATCCGACATCGCGGTgaccttaaaaataattcaatgaaaatgaaaaggaacaaATTTATAACATCTTGTTCTTCTGGgtaaatatcttgtttaaggagtcgccagctaatattatagtcactaggaatgctaactggtcaacaaagattctatggtacgtaactggttgtggttaagaaaagtattagcacccctagcacACCTTAtttgaggtaagctgcattgctagttttgtcttaaattggtAAGAGTTTGTTGATTTATGCTATGATGGTTTCCTTGTAATATTTCTGACTTttgcgtcagtgaatattcaattaTGAATACTTTCAACTCTAgtattggtaaatattacgtagccaaaaataaaataaaaataaatgatattcctgactcttgcgtcaatgaataaaccaataagataaatttaaatctatgcatgcatgtttttaaagtattgtaTACTGGATTTGTATTCGCAGTAAAAATTCATAGatcaaatatacaataaaataccttaaaaacAATACGAGGGAGAAGGTGCTCGTCGTTTGGctgaatatcaaaataaaaaaggataaaaataaaagggattgGGCCAGTTGGGCTTGAGGCCCATGCccagctttttttgttttccttttaatttttttttttggatcgagCTAGATCCAACAGGTCCAGCCTGCTTACTGGCTCAAGCCAGTGACCCGACCAAGTAGCAGGTGGCTATCTACACAAACAAGAATTACCTTTGAATTCTTTTCTTGATGAAAGGGTGAAGATCGAGAGAATAACTTGGAATAATCAACTCAAGAGTCTCTCCGATGATTGGCAACCCCATGGAACCAGGAGGCAAAACCCCATTACATGCTGGGTTCCTCCATTTGTTTATCCAGTGAGTATACTATACAACAAGCACAGCGACAGCACAAAATACAATTGTCCACATTTTTTAGCAGGTGCAATTACAAACACAGAGAAATGACGACTTTGGAGAATTCACAAAGAACGCGTACATATTTATATGGGCACAATTGCCAGAACAGGCCAAATacccattaaaataaaaataatcattacaaaGTATTCAAGGTAGTGACAACCTGAGGAATCTTGGATAAAAGACACTGCAAGGTAGCTGGTGAAATGTTCGAGGAGTTCAACTTCTAGTCTAGGTGTCATTGATCcatatatttcttgaagttctTGCTAATTGAACAAAACTAAAACCAAGTGTACGTTCcaactcaaagaaaaaaaatgttttatattagCCCAAGTTCGAATTCATGGAGTCGGCCTCCCATTTGAGAACAGTGAAAGATATTGATTAGTCCAGTCCATTTCTTTATGTTGTAAGAGATTACTCTTTTGGAGCTGCCTCGTGAGCAAGTTCATAGCTGTTTCTTGCACCTTTACTCCTACCAATATACCCAATGGCATCTAGTGAGCCTCTGAAAATATTTAGGCctcgtttgtttttttagaaactgGTTTATGGAAACaagtttccaaactttcctgtgtttgtttgtcattagaaaagttagtcaacggaaaatactttcccgtcaattttagtcaatgaaaaatttggtttggttttcaggaaaatgtttttcctttagctgtgtatgttttccggaaagtgatttccgggaaatcactttccaaactttattgtgtttgtttgcaattagaaaagttggttaatggaaaacactttctagtaaaagaaaaatttgacttggttttcaggaaagtgttttcctaaaaaatttgggagaaaacactttccgaaagttgtgaaaaatttaaaaatgtcattatttgctgattatatcaaatttgatcctcaaacttttgatcgctatatatattttgtttttaatatttattttcaattttcatctcttaaaattttatttttatattaattttggtccttatttttataattgttatttgcttttttcttattatttttttattgaaaatttttatctattagatttggtcctcattcttttgattgttacttattttatttgaaataatttatgaaatgttgattattattattattattttaatttcttcatcttttatttttttttaattttttagatttgatctctattattttgattattatttattttatttgagataatttatgaaattatattttttttcaattttattttcattcaactttttaatttgtaagatttgtttcttattattttaataaacttgagaaaaataaaatgttaataagttattttccagctcattttccatgacataaccaaacactggaaagtgttttccagtttattttccattacactaccaaacatcggaaactactttctcggaattcactttctcggaattcactttccaaaaaaaaactactttccagcaaacaaacggggccttaATTTCCATCAAATTCTCTGAACGctatttataattgtttgatttttgtgaAACTGTAAAGATTACTATCTTGGGTTAAATTGGGCATCAAAGCACATCCACGGGATCATAATGGTATCTGCCgctggaatttttttatgtttatatccTATTAGatattgttagaaaataaataactttgtaagattaagatgatttttaaaattatattagagtTTTAATGATCGAATGGTCacgagttttaattttattatttttattatttgataaaaattaaatataaaatagtgtAGGTCTATGCAAGTTTTCAAATCTAAAGAGTTTTCACTTGAGgaggtgtgttagaaaataatataaatcatatcttgagacctcacctaactgtttaaactattaggttgagatgattttttttacagatATTCATAAACTATTAATTGGGGTCGAGTTTAGGTATTTAATGAGTATCCACTAtctactattatttattaatcaataaaaaataaaaatagttaataaatatttgaagtatttttatgtatattaaatgataaatattattcatatatatatatatatatatattttatgtcaatattaagatatgtatatattatattatattaaaaaaatccagatattctataaatatacttatataatataaatatatattttaatttatattcaagtgcattggatttaataatatttattttttatcttttattatcaaacccaaaacatatttatttattcatattaaattaGATCGGATTAAATTTTCATCCTACGCAGCTCACGAAGAGAGTGTATGCCCTTAAGGGTATCGGGCGCTAGGGGTATCCGGTCAACGGGAGGGCTTCAGGTTAAACAAGCTCAGTTTAGTATGTTTGCACTTGAATAAGTTTTAGGGCCTGTAACTTTTTTTGAGCCTAGATCCAAACTAGATTCAACTCCGAAGAAGGATTGTGGGCCTTATCCAAAGAATGTAAACCCAGGCCCATCATCAGTGAAGACAATTCAAGGCATCAAGCCATACGGAAAGCTACCTTGTTCAGGGATCAACTTAACGTAGCtaattaaacatttaattaGAGGTGATCAATtccaaaagtaaaataaataaataaaataaagctagATCTCATCTAAAAAGATGATTCTCTCTTTTAGTGCTTGCGGCGTAATATGATacataacatttttaaaaatattttttaaaaaaattcatcaaaatatttttttaatattaacatattaaattaatcataaaatactgaaaaaaaaatattaatttactattttttaaatataaataaactaaaaaaaacattaatttactATGACATCATATTTGCATTACCAAATCTCATCTAAAAATATGATTCTCTCTTTTAGTACCTGCTAGGTAATGTGATGcatgctatttttaaaaatattttttatttgaaaatacatcaaaatatttttttaaatcatcatatCAAAAGCATTAAAATTACACTGAAAaagcttaatattttttttaagacaaatacACCCAACAATAACATTTAATTAGCtaattacagtttttttttccttgcaaataTTGGCCCCGTGGGGAGCGGCAGCTTAGTCAAGTCAATATTTACCGATTGGCAAGTTATAGAAGTCAGGAGCCAGGTTTTCCCAGCTGGTAGTTAAAGATTAATTAGAGAGGTAATGATGGTGATTTAGAACAACTAAATTACGCGTAAAAAACAGTCGAGAATCCATTAGGTGTTAGGTTTCAAAGAAACAATAGTTAAAGCCATGAACCATCGAGCGACTAAGCAAAAAGGAGGACCGGCTGCCGAGCAGACGTAGACCTTTCCACAATTTAATTCTCCAGGTTGAACCACCCTCTCAGTTCGGTACACTCCCACTTTGAAACTCAAGGCCGTGACCCCTTCAAAACTGCCATTGATTCAGAAACAGAGACGAAGACTTTTAGGTCAAGTCAACTGGCCAGCCAGAACTttggcttctttcttttcttcaaaatctaGTAGCTCGACCGAACTAGTTGGTTTGATGACCGTTTGACATGGTTAGCATCCTCTCCGCTGTTGAGAACAGAACTAACCTAACCCCTTGTGATGTCAATGTTACATAGGCTTGAATCACCATGTTCCCTTTTTCCGGCCATTTGTTCCCCAGtgtatgtttaaaaaaaatgattctttaTCCCTCTTcgtagaaaataatataaattatatcttaaatttttatctaataagTTAAAGCTTttggattgagatgattctttaacatggtattagagccttaATGATTAAAcggtcacgagtttaaatctcatcatcctcatttattttaaaaaaattaagcacaaagtaATATAGatttatgcaagtttcaagctcaaaattGCTTTTACTTAAAGtggtgtattagagaataatataaattatatattgagacctcacctaatttttaaatttttagattgagatGCTTTTTTAAACGATACCTTttcttgttaaataatatatttattctaTTATCTGCTTAAATAATAccttttaaaatagtttaaattactACATGTATATGTGTTTATTacctatttttaataataaaaaaaacaagaatattcaTATCCACCACAAATGagatttaaaatgtttaatatgatgacaaataaataaataaatatattttgagtaGAGTAAAGTTCAAGGAGGGGCAAGGGCTCTAAATGAGAATCCAAGATTGGGTTGGAAACGGGTCTGATTCAAGTGGCCCAACAAGTCCACGTGGTGGACACGTGATCATAGAAATGAAGGCGGCTACCTTCTGGTTCTTCAACACCTGTGACCCTACGACCTTGAAATTAGTTTTACATAGAAATTACAAATGTGATTACACAAGGTTACGTTTATCTCGgtctatattatatatacatataatgaATGACACTTATGATAtgacataaatgttttttatttttatttttaaaattaattaatctaataattataCATGATATTCTTTATCAAGttgttcaaataatttaaatgaagagtttatcctttaaattttatagatatATTGGTATGAATAGATATGTCTCTAAACTTTACAAacatattgatatgaaaatatatttattttataaatactaaatttttattgataaaattaattagaaataatttttttatctttttattttttatatacaaactttttattatatttattagaaacaaacataattttttaacaaatttataaaaattattatttataaatctaaGATTTTactatattcttaaaatatactattttaacCCTacatcaaatataataaaaataattaatatcttaaaaataataaatttgacatCTAAAAGCTTTTCGCTATACCCACCTCCATTGAACCTCTTACCCTttccattaactttttttttatgtccttttgttttctaatggATAAATTCATCCCATCCCTTCATTTACGGGATGGAAATCGTACCTGCATGATTATAATATAATAGCAATTATGGGATCTCATGTAAGGTTAGATTAgtggtattttttaatttttttttaaaaaaaaatattaaattgattttttttaaatatcttttttattgttatggaaCGCTgctattaagattttttaaaaatgatattttaatatattttcaattaaaaaatgctttaaaaaagcTTAACACTACTTAATCTTTGGCTCTTTCAAATGAATTAAAATCCCTTAAAAgcaagaatttaataaatataacaaatcatgttccaaaaaatatataagttgaaGTATTGTttcataataaatatcatattgattaaaaatataaaatataatataaaaataactccaatttataatgttaaaatatgaaAGAGTGTGTGTATAAACTGATTTCCGACAATTCCTCTCAACATACAagtgttttaaaattcaaaagtgaTCGGGAAATATATAGTTGTTTACGAGTTTTTATTACCTCCTG contains:
- the LOC118060409 gene encoding cucurbitadienol 11-hydroxylase — translated: MWTIVLCAVAVLVVYYTYWINKWRNPACNGVLPPGSMGLPIIGETLELIVPSYSLDLHHFIKKRIQSFRYGPIFRTNILGRPAVVSADPEINRYILQNEGKLVEVWYMDTFSKLFAQSGESRTNASGIIHKYARSLTLTHFGSENLKERLLPQVENIVSKSLQMWSSDPSVDVKAALSIAVCDFTAKQLFGYDAENSSEKFTKVIDVFISWPLNIPGTTYHKCLKDKDSTLSVLRNTLKERVNSPAESRRGDFLDQIIADMDKEKFLTEDFTVNLIFAILFASFESISAALTLSLKLIGDHPSVLEELTVEHEAILKNRENPDSPLTWAEYNNSMTFTLQVINETLRLGNVAPGLLRRALQDMQVEGYTIPAGWVIMVVNSALHLNPATFKDPLEFNPWRWKDFDSYTVSKNLMPFGGGRRQCAGSEFTKLFMAIFLHKLVTKYRWNIIKQGNIGRNPIMGFGDGIHISFSPKDK